From Etheostoma cragini isolate CJK2018 chromosome 14, CSU_Ecrag_1.0, whole genome shotgun sequence, the proteins below share one genomic window:
- the qrfp gene encoding uncharacterized protein qrfp: MRLCFCLGVSKLRLLSLALLCLVPRAVTSHPPAPPALLPPGGAAELESALLHLQTALEDPRLYPRAKWRQDPRRPALVPREEETGAEESGEDRSWEEALPRAQRGDLEAPPLSPFPGGHSLESMNYQKGGEGEDGGKRKEALTSFAGGLQAASREKGGFGFRFGRKRWTGRGW, encoded by the exons ATGAGGCTTTGTTTCTGTCTCGGTGTGTCGAAGCTCCGCCTCCTGTCCCTCGCCCTGCTGTGCCTCGTCCCGCGGGCCGTCACCTCgcacccccccgccccccccgccCTCCTGCCTCCGGGGGGGGCAGCCGAGCTGGAGTCCGCCCTGCTGCACCTCCAGACCGCTCTGGAGGACCCGAGG CTCTACCCGAGGGCCAAGTGGCGCCAAGACCCCCGGAGACCCGCCCTGGTCCCCCGGGAGGAGGAGACGGGGGCGGAGGAGTCGGGGGAGGACCGGTCCTGGGAAGAGGCGCTGCCGAGGGCCCAGAGAGGAGACCTGGAGGCCCCCCCGCTGTCCCCCTTCCCCGGGGGCCACTCCCTGGAGAGCATGAACTATCagaaggggggagagggggaggacgGGGGGAAGAGGAAGGAAGCCCTGACCTCCTTCGCCGGAGGCCTGCAGGCCGCCAGCCGGGAGAAAGGAGGGTTTGGTTTCCGCTTTGGGAGGAAACGATGGACCGGCAGGGGATGGTGA
- the LOC117957213 gene encoding saoe class I histocompatibility antigen, A alpha chain-like: MTPEREFKFPAAVFNVHILQWMHGCKGRMKDGKMAFIKGMDMYSYDGKDFLSFDDSHSVWVAPTEEAVQTKRKWDEVTVLKEYTKGYLENECIDWLEKFINYGQKQLQEAIPPKVHLFTRNTKVDANVRLTCLATGFLPKEITLRMKRNSRILTPQDGVESSGVRPNGDDTFQRRDSVEILRSDMSIYTCEVIHQASNLHVEEEWDHKVPEMSGGILMMAIGVVLGILFMVAVGAVLLVLYKKGKFGRRLWTSNN; encoded by the exons atgactcctgaGAGGGAATttaaatttccagcagcagttttca ATGTCCATATTCTTCAGTGGATGCACGGCTGCAAAGGGAGAATGAAGGACGGCAAGATGGCGTTCATTAAAGGCATGGACATGTACAGCTACGACGGAAAAGACTTCCTGTCATTTGACGACAGCCACAGCGTCTGGGTCGCCCCAACAGAGGAGGCGGTCCAGACCAAGAGGAAGTGGGACGAGGTCACGGTCCTAAAAGAATACACCAAAGGCTACCTGGAGAACGAGTGCATCGATTGGTTGGAGAAGTTCATAAATTATGGACAAAAGCAGCTCCAAGAAGCCA TTCCTCCGAAGGTGCACCTGTTCACCAGGAACACCAAAGTGGACGCAAACGTCCGCCTGACGTGCCTGGCCACGGGTTTCTTACCCAAAGAAATCACGCTGCGCATGAAGAGGAACAGCCGCATTCTGACTCCCCAGGACGGAGTCGAGTCCAGCGGCGTGCGACCCAACGGGGACGACACCTTCCAGAGACGAGACAGCGTGGAGATTCTCCGGAGCGACATGTCCATCTACACCTGTGAGGTGATTCATCAGGCGTCCAACTTACAcgtggaggaggagtggg atCATAAAGTTCCTGAGATGTCTGGAGGAATCCTTATGATGGCGATCGGAGTCGTGCTCGGGATCCTTTTCATGGTCGCGGTCGGCGCCGTGCTGTTGGTCTtgtacaaaaaaggaaaatttg GCCGCCGTCTCTGGACCAGTAACAACTAA